A single region of the Kryptolebias marmoratus isolate JLee-2015 linkage group LG10, ASM164957v2, whole genome shotgun sequence genome encodes:
- the tacc3 gene encoding transforming acidic coiled-coil-containing protein 3 has product MSSVEVNDENCGVIPAGKHSGLSQDIFALDQPTGRPSILRQTENLPSRTVPKGIKVCFQTPRRDPVTKRIMSPSKSVNLSTMDECTKAMEALQLDKLDTLPLELPEQSKQEMSSHPDDDMPLPSKGSYQLDFDNLDTINPIQTGGSKIQNSPNKGSNKMVLSPGKPAAVSPTNNTEPQQPTVPEYILEELNKMHPTLDDTLPFIPSVENSLTDISNVSSRESSVVTVTVPKVPAGGEQDSYSATPDEKQPTNMSANIDQDKASGSFVEDAPLPAKGCYNLDFDDLDAINPFQTGGSKIQNSPLPERKVSNDDAPAEESKPVDVEVPTAAEELPVQDVKPVLTAAPAADDPADPPAPESEPADAPVQEASVKLEFTFGDGGDVKRKPPPKRFGIRPSALKPKEEKSTSEVKASKEAPVKPDVADIPLPKGSYSLDSGKFDDPYFNPFGTKTNITNSPKCSNKLSPVLKEADLPEQTDKPDEKEAGSLEGAGDSLPAVGPSHKVIADHKIASDPDEEIQQESEQLAQRVPELLEPPQLDQKSQTGTSEISDEFVPGTMFLTSDFDGQIDYLEQFGSSSFKESALRKQSLYLKFDPLLRESPKKSAGPAAQTHVAAPAALASRLGILQTAEKETMAGPRKDCLKLLEYATTPTPLLESIIPPFPQPTNTEDAIIELLKYSQKDMDAAIAEVQAEGKVKEEQWSAKFKKLQDDGQELRKIIAEYELVIAKIMSDQEKEKELAQAKLNEALLEKEQVSNDLNTLEKSFAEIFKRLEKYKGVIEGYKKNEETLKSCAQDYLVRIKKEEQRYLTLKAHAEEKIGQANGEIAEVRSKFKGELSALQVQLRREQLKVQSLERSLEQKEKEAEELTKLCDELISKVQTG; this is encoded by the exons ATGAGTTCTGTCGAGGTGAATGATGAGAATTGCGGGGTCATCCCAGCAGGAAAGCACAGCGGTTTAAGCCAAGATATATTTGCCCTGGATCAGCCGACCGGGAGGCCGTCCATCTTGCGTCAGACTGAGAACCTTCCTAGCAGGACTGTGCCAAAGGGGATAAAG gtttgttttcaGACCCCAAGAAGAGATCCTGTAACTAAAAGGATCATGTCCCCCAGCAAGTCTGTCAATTTGTCAACCATGGACGAGTGCACTAAAGCGATGGAGGCCTTGCAACTGGATAAACTGGA TACTTTGCCACTAGAACTCCCGGAGCAGTCCAAACAAG aGATGTCATCTCATCCTGATGACGACATGCCTTTACCAAGCAAAGGCAGCTATCAGCTGGATTTTGACAACCTTGACACTATCAATCCTATCCAAACCGGGGGCTCTAAAATTCAAAATTCGCCTAACAAGGGCTCTAACAAGATGGTACTCTCTCCTGGTAAACCTGCCGCTGTGAGTCCTACAAATAATACTGAGCCTCAACAACCCACGGTACCAGAATACATCCTGGAGGAGCTGAACAAAATGCATCCCACACTGGACGACACGCTCCCATTCATCCCGTCTGTGGAGAACTCGCTCACTGACATCTCTAACGTCAGCTCCAGAGAGAGCAGCGTCGTCACTGTGACTGTGCCGAAGGTCCCAGCGGGGGGAGAACAAGATTCATACTCTGCTACACCTGATGAGAAACAACCAACTAATATGTCTGCAAACATTGATCAGGACAAGGCATCAGGCAGTTTTGTGGAGGACGCTCCACTTCCTGCAAAAGGATGTTACAACTTGGATTTTGACGACCTTGACGCCATCAATCCTTTCCAAACCGGGGGCtctaaaattcaaaattcacCTCTTCCTGAGAGAAAGGTATCAAATGATGATGCACCTGCGGAGGAAAGTAAACCTGTGGATGTTGAGGTGCCTACAGCGGCCGAAGAGTTACCTGTCCAGGATGTGAAGCCCGTACTGACAGCGGCCCCAGCGGCTGATGATCCAGCCGATCCTCCTGCACCCGAATCCGAGCCTGCTGATGCTCCGGTCCAAGAAGCGTCGGTCAAACTCGAGTTCACCTTTGGGGATGGCGGTGACGTCAAACGAAAACCACCACCCAAAAGATTTGGCATAAGGCCTTCTGCTCTAAAACCTAAAGAGGAAAAGTCAACATCTGAAGTTAAAGCATCAAAAGAGGCTCCTGTGAAGCCTGACGTTGCTGATATTCCACTTCCTAAAGGTTCTTACTCCCTTGACTCTGGGAAATTCGATGACCCATACTTCAACCCTTTTGgcaccaaaacaaacatcaccAACTCTCCAAAGTGCAGCAACAAACTCAGCCCTGTGCTGAAGGAAGCAGACCTTCCAGAGCAAACTGACAAACCTGATGAAAAGGAAGCCGGATCTCTAGAGGG CGCTGGAGACAGTTTGCCAGCTGTTGGACCCAGTCACAAAGTG ATTGCCGATCACAAGATCGCCTCTGATCCTGACGAGGAAATTCAGCAGGAGAGCGAGCAGCTCGCGCAGCGTGTTCCTGAGTTATTGGAGCCGCCTCAGCTCGACCAGAAATCACAAACGGGCACGTCGGAGATCAGTGACGAGTTTGTTCCTGGAACGATGT ttctgACCAGTGACTTCGACGGGCAGATCGACTACCTCGAACAGTTTGGCTCCAGCAGT TTTAAAGAGTCTGCACTTCGAAAACAGTCCTTGTACTTAAAATTCGATCCCCTCCTGAGAGAGAGTCCGAAGAAGTCAGCGGGCCCGGCTGCTCAGACGCACGTCGCTGCCCCCGCAGCCTTGGCCTCACG GCTGGGAATTCTTCAAACGGCAGAAAAAGAGACAATGGCGGGCCCGCGAAAGGACTGTCTCAAACTCCTGGAGTACGCGACAACCCCG ACTCCGCTCCTCGAGAGCATCATCCCTCCTTTCCCCCAACCTACAAACACAGAAGACGCTATAATCGAGTTGCTGAAATACAGTCAGAAAGACATGGACGCAGCTATTGCTGAAGTCCAGGCGGAG ggaAAAGTAAAGGAGGAACAGTGGAGCGCcaagtttaaaaagctgcaggacgACGGTCAGGAATTGAG GAAAATAATTGCCGAATATGAACTTGTGATCGCAAAAATAATGA gtGATCAAGAGAAGGAAAAGGAGTTGGCTCAGGCGAAACTCAACGAGGCTCTGCTGGAGAAGGAGCAGGTGTCCAACGACCTGAACACCTTGGAGAAATCATTCGCTGAGATCTTTAAAAGGCTGGAGAAGTACAAGGGTGTTATTGAAGGCTACAAAAAG AATGAAGAGACGCTGAAGTCCTGCGCTCAGGACTACTTGGTGAGGATCAAAAAGGAGGAGCAGAGATACCTGACCCTGAAAGCTCACGCCGAGGAGAAAATTGGCCA GGCGAACGGGGAAATCGCAGAGGTCCGGTCTAAATTCAAGGGCGAGCTGTCGGCTCTTCAGGTGCAGCTGCGCCGGGAGCAGCTGAAGGTTCAGTCACTGGAGAGGAGCCTGGAGCAGAAG gaaaaagaagcagaagagcTCACAAAACTCTGCGATGAACTGATATCCAAAGTTCAGACAGGCTGA